The following are encoded in a window of Thunnus albacares chromosome 9, fThuAlb1.1, whole genome shotgun sequence genomic DNA:
- the si:ch73-63e15.2 gene encoding protein strawberry notch homolog 2 isoform X4 produces the protein MPILPSALAMDGENYLHPEGPQLDSSLFPVASSNMESSIYTSPGSWGSFSQQAGYSIHCPMQSGNQQYHLNSSTTTTTPDVPMDMYSGFSDVDFSSFNLPRNGDFSQDLSCIDDLSTNSLFSSPADSLSEYADGQSFISTDNLDTVPTLWDVNTSTTTTPAQSQLELNGTSRFHGLASLDDITAIISNPPLGGFQAQRTQSPPVEEEDAEEEETEELGHVDTYAEYRPSKSTIGISHPDIVVETNTLSSVPPPDITYTLSIPESTINSGLLSALQLEAIIYACQQHEVILQNNQRAGFLIGDGAGVGKGRTVAGIILENYLKGRKKALWFSISNDLKFDAERDLKDIDAPNIPVHALNKIKYGDTATSEGVLFATYSALIGESQAGGQRRTRIKQILDWCKPDFDGVIIFDECHKAKNATSTKMGKAVLDLQNKLPRARVVYASATGASEPKNMIYMSRLGIWGEGTPFRTFDDFLHAIEKRGVGAMEIVAMDMKVSGMYIARQLSFSGVSFRIEEIGLDSDFKLVYNKAAKLWAEALQVFMRAADELGLVSRKSLWGQFWSSHQRFFKYLCIAAKVRCLVELAQKELEAGKCIVIGLQSTGESRTREVLDENDGHLDRFVSAAEGVFQSLVTKHFPSEKQRREKAPGNKRKRKPRGRQTKVPKHTVDSGGVINISDDTSSDSDGMDTDSNSSPDSLLDNDDVIFVNQTSCQTARIEEMKQGLLNKISELGKELPLNTLDELIDQFGGPDKVSEMTGRKGRVVRRLDGSVRYESRAEQGLTIDHINLKEKDRFMSGEKLVAIISEAASSGISLQADKRVKNQRRRVHMTLELPWSADRAIQQFGRTHRSNQVTAPEYIFLISELAGERRFASIVAKRLESLGALTHGDRRATESRDLSKYNFENKYGTKALDKITKAILGHIDNKVPPPKTYPGGESMFFRDMKHGMMDVGIFCREPRFGINTEKDCSITKFLNRILGLEVHKQNHLFQYFTDNFDYLIEKDKKEGKYDMGILDLAPGNDEIYEEKQETFLTVGNPQDGQVVLYKISVDRGMPWDEAYNRSLKLSGSEEGFYLSLKLRGNHPCVLLAEQGRGKNFIVYKPNIGKQTHPESLDNLQQRYRKVTPEDAKDVWENQFNFSFKKCSHANWNGKCKIIEEGQVCLQGMRLRQYHMLCGALLRVWKRVSDVVSDITSSSILQIVRLKTKQHNKQVGIKIPENCVARVRDELLQMDDEVKRRRKEKEKQAVEQRQAEEHRRKMEQENKHLLENLFSQKPMLNQSLILAQSQILKQKLNQNPLPRTQPANISQLLRMQAQPTLQQPSQNIMLSLQRNPSQTQQRTHNSWPNNSTNNNNNQGRLPNTVNPNPNFTQFYSQSFLPSIPQLKNQSLPLHQTALSPNMSSKNPLDDILDLTVGSPSSSPDTTEGGLNLDTHLTHAVFGDDLNLESLIPQNAPNTQHAAQIQQPLLLQQQQQQQQQQQQHLQATQQQNHSLMANNHQDILDLLNFASVPPDTHTESPSSSTSSGSSSTSSSSSVTNNLVPHASPSLLPAPTLVPPSSSSSLFSSPSPSSSLFSNSSSHFPSNYLLSQSDSLSLPNGHCSSGALDVREALNSMLQAGPDRKSVIHYRQQD, from the exons GACCTGTCCTGCATTGATGACCTCTCCACAAactctctgttctcctctccGGCTGACTCACTGTCGGAATATGCTGATGGCCAGTCCTTCATCAGCACAGACAACCTGGACACAGTGCCCACCCTCTGGGACGTCAACACTAGTACCACCACCACACCAGCACAGAGCCAGCTAGAG CTGAATGGCACCAGCAGGTTTCATGGCTTGGCCAGTTTGGATGATATAACTGCTATTATCAGCAACCCACCTTTAGGAGGATTTCAG GCTCAGAGAACCCAGTCACCACCAGTAGAGGAAGAGGATGccgaagaggaggagacagaggaacTGGGACATGTAGACACATATGCTGAGTACAGACCTTCCAAAT cCACTATAGGAATTTCTCATCCTGACATAGTGGTGGAGACCAACACGCTATCCAGTGTCCCTCCTCCTGACATTACATACACTCTGTCTATCCCCGAGTCAACTATTAACAGTGGCCTGCTGTCTGCTCTGCAGCTAGAGGCCATCATCTACGCCTGCCAG CAACACGAGGTGATCCTTCAGAACAACCAGAGAGCAGGCTTCCTGATCGGAGATGGGGCAGGGGTCGGAAAGGGACGCACTGTGGCGGGAATCATCCTGGAGAACTACCTTAAGGGAAGGAAGAAAGCACTATG GTTCAGCATATCCAATGACCTGAAATTTGATGCAGAGAGAGATCTCAAAGACATAGATGCACCGAATATTCCTGTGCATGCCTTAAACAAG ATAAAGTATGGAGACACAGCTACCTCAGAAGGAGTCCTGTTTGCAACGTACTCTGCGCTGATTGGAGAGAGCCAGGCAGGAGGCCAGCGCCGGACGAGAATTAAACAGATCCTGGACTGGTGCAAGCCAGACTTTGACGGAGTT ATTATTtttgatgaatgccacaaagCCAAGAATGCCACATCTACAAAGATGGGCAAGGCAGTGCTTGATCTGCAAAACAAGCTGCCGCGGGCCAGAGTGGTGTATGCCAGTGCCACAG GTGCCTCTGAGCCAAAGAACATGATTTATATGAGCCGCCTGGGAATCTGGGGTGAGGGCACGCCCTTCAGAACCTTTGATGACTTCCTGCATGCCATCGAAAAGAG AGGTGTTGGTGCCATGGAGATTGTTGCTATGGACATGAAAGTGAGCGGGATGTACATTGCCAGGCAGCTGAGCTTCTCAGGTGTGTCTTTCCGCATTGAAGAGATCGGATTGGACAGCGACTTCAAACTGGTCTACAACAAAGCTGCCAAACTG TGGGCGGAGGCGCTGCAAGTGTTCATGCGTGCAGCTGACGAGCTGGGCCTGGTCAGCAGGAAGTCTCTGTGGGGGCAGTTCTGGTCATCTCACCAGCGCTTTTTCAAATACCTCTGTATCGCTGCCAAGGTCCGCTGCCTGGTGGAGCTGGCCCAGAAAGAGCTGGAGGCCGGAAAG TGCATCGTAATTGGCCTACAGTCTACAGGAGAGTCCCGCACCAGAGAAGTCCTGGATGAGAATGACGGACATCTTGACAGATTTGTATCTGCAGCAGA GGGAGTATTCCAGTCTCTCGTAACAAAACATTTCCcttcagagaaacagagaagagagaaggcACCAGGGAATAAGAGAAAAC GGAAACCTCGAGGTCGCCAGACCAAGGTACCCAAGCACACAGTGGACAGCGGTGGTGTGATCAACATCAGTGATGACACCAGTAGTGACTCCGATGGCATGGACACCGACTCCAACTCCTCGCCAGACTCCCTGCTAGACAACGACGATGTCATCTTTGTGAACCAAACTAGCTGTCAGACAG CCAGGATAGAGGAGATGAAGCAGGGACTCCTCAACAAAATATCCGAGCTGGGAAAAGAACTACCTCTCAATACGTTGGACGAGCTCATCGATCAGTTTGGAGGACCAGATAAAGTCTCAGAG atgACTGGTCGTAAAGGTCGTGTGGTGCGGCGTCTTGATGGCAGCGTCCGCTATGAGTCACGGGCTGAGCAGGGTCTTACCATCGACCACATCAACCTCAAGGAGAAAGACCGCTTCATGAGCGGAGAGAAG TTGGTGGCCATCATCTCAGAGGCAGCCAGCTCCGGGATTTCCCTTCAGGCGGACAAGCGAGTGAAAAACCAGAGGCGCAGGGTCCACATGACCCTGGAGCTGCCTTGGAGTGCAGACAGAGCCATTCAGCAGTTTG gTCGTACCCATCGGTCCAATCAGGTGACGGCCCCAGAGTACATCTTCCTCATCTCGGAGTTAGCTGGGGAGAGACGTTTCGCCTCCATAGTGGCTAAAAGACTAGAGAGCTTG GGTGCATTAACCCATGGAGACAGAAGAGCCACTGAATCCAGAGACCTGAGCAAGTACAATTTCGAGAACAAG TATGGTACCAAGGCTCTggataaaatcaccaaagcaaTTCTTGGCCACATAGATAACAAGGTGCCCCCTCCCAAAACTTACCCTGGGGGTGAATCCATGTTCTTCAGAG aTATGAAACATGGAATGATGGACGTGGGCATCTTTTGTAGGGAGCCTCGCTTTGGGATCAATACTGAGAAAG ACTGCAGCATCACCAAGTTCCTAAATCGCATCCTGGGCCTGGAGGTTCACAAGCAAAACCATCTCTTCCAGTACTTCACTGACAATTTTGACTACCTGATCGAGAAGGACAAGAAGGAGGGCAAATATGACATGGGAATCCTAG ACCTTGCCCCAGGTAACGATGAGATCTATGAAGAGAAGCAGGAAACTTTCTTGACAGTCGGAAACCCTCAGGACGGACAAGTTGTTCTCTATAAG ATCAGTGTGGACAGAGGTATGCCCTGGGATGAGGCCTACAACAGGTCACTGAAGCTCAGCGGTTCTGAAGAGGGATTCTACCTGTCTTTGAAG CTGCGAGGTAACCACCCATGTGTGCTGCTAGCTGAACAAGGACGAGGCAAGAACTTCATTGTCTACAAGCCCAACATCGGCAAGCAGACCCACCCTGAGAGCCTCGACAACCTGCAGCAACGTTACCGGAAG GTGACTCCAGAGGACGCCAAGGACGTCTGGGAGAACCAGTTCAACTTCTCCTTCAAGAAGTGTAGCCATGCCAACTG GAATGGGAAGTGTAAGATAATCGAGGAAGgtcaggtgtgtctgcagggcATGCGCCTCCGTCAGTACCACATGTTGTGTGGTGCTCTGTTGCGCGTGTGGAAGCGCGTATCTGATGTGGTGTCCGACATCACCAGCTCCAGCATCCTGCAGATTGTTCGCCTTAAAACCAAGCAGCATAACAAGCAAGTCG GTATCAAGATCCCAGAGAACTGCGTGGCCCGCGTGCGCGACGAGCTGTTGCAAATGGACGATGAGGTGAAGAGGAGGCGcaaggagaaggagaagcagGCCGTGGAGCAACGGCAGGCTGAGGAGCACAGGCGTAAAATGGAGCAGGAGAACAAACACCTCCTGGAAAATCTGTTCAGCCAGAAACCCATGCTCAACCAGTCCCTCATTCTCGCCCAGAGCCAGATCCTCAAACAGAAACTCAACCAAAACCCTCTGCCAAGGACGCAACCTGCGAATATATCTCAGCTACTGAGAATGCAAGCCCAGCCCACTTTACAGCAGCCCTCCCAGAATATAATGTTGTCCTTACAGAGAAATCCCAGCCAAACCCAGCAAAGGACTCATAACAGCTGGCCCAACAAttccaccaacaacaacaacaaccaggGCCGTCTGCCCAACACGGTCAACCCCAACCCCAATTTCACCCAGTTTTACTCCCAGTCCTTCTTACCCTCTATTCCACAACTAAAGAACCAGTCTCTTCCACTCCATCAGACCGCGCTGTCTCCCAACATGTCTTCCAAGAATCCCCTGGATGATATCTTGGATCTGACTGTGGGCTCACCGTCCTCTTCCCCAGACACCACAGAGGGCGGGCTGAATCTGGACACACATCTGACACACGCAGTGTTCGGAGATGACTTAAATCTCGAGTCTCTGATCCCTCAGAATGCACCGAATACCCAGCATGCTGCACAAATACAGCAGCCTCTTTTgctacaacagcaacagcagcagcagcagcagcagcagcaacatctgcaggccacacagcagcagaaccACAGCTTGATGGCCAATAACCACCAAGACATACTAGATTTATTGAACTTTGCCTCTGTCCCCCCAGATACCCATACAGAAAGCCCCTCATCCTCTACCTCCTCCGGCTCTTCCTCcacgtcctcctcctcttctgtgacAAACAACCTGGTCCCTCACGCCTCCCCCAGCCTCCTGCCAGCACCTACACTCGTCCCACCATCAtcgtcttcctctctcttctccagcccgtccccctcctcttctctgttctcCAATTCTTCCTCTCACTTCCCCTCCAACTATCTCCTCTCCCAATCAGACTCTCTTTCCTTACCCAACGGCCACTGCAGTTCCGGCGCTCTTGACGTCCGCGAGGCTCTGAACAGCATGCTACAGGCCGGACCAGACCGCAAGTCTGTCATTCACTACCGGCAACAAGACTAA
- the si:ch73-63e15.2 gene encoding protein strawberry notch homolog 2 isoform X6, producing MCVCVPPPPPHTAAFGPMSLMQFWTKLYSQLGRPLPKDLSCIDDLSTNSLFSSPADSLSEYADGQSFISTDNLDTVPTLWDVNTSTTTTPAQSQLELNGTSRFHGLASLDDITAIISNPPLGGFQQAQRTQSPPVEEEDAEEEETEELGHVDTYAEYRPSKSTIGISHPDIVVETNTLSSVPPPDITYTLSIPESTINSGLLSALQLEAIIYACQQHEVILQNNQRAGFLIGDGAGVGKGRTVAGIILENYLKGRKKALWFSISNDLKFDAERDLKDIDAPNIPVHALNKIKYGDTATSEGVLFATYSALIGESQAGGQRRTRIKQILDWCKPDFDGVIIFDECHKAKNATSTKMGKAVLDLQNKLPRARVVYASATGASEPKNMIYMSRLGIWGEGTPFRTFDDFLHAIEKRGVGAMEIVAMDMKVSGMYIARQLSFSGVSFRIEEIGLDSDFKLVYNKAAKLWAEALQVFMRAADELGLVSRKSLWGQFWSSHQRFFKYLCIAAKVRCLVELAQKELEAGKCIVIGLQSTGESRTREVLDENDGHLDRFVSAAEGVFQSLVTKHFPSEKQRREKAPGNKRKRKPRGRQTKVPKHTVDSGGVINISDDTSSDSDGMDTDSNSSPDSLLDNDDVIFVNQTSCQTARIEEMKQGLLNKISELGKELPLNTLDELIDQFGGPDKVSEMTGRKGRVVRRLDGSVRYESRAEQGLTIDHINLKEKDRFMSGEKLVAIISEAASSGISLQADKRVKNQRRRVHMTLELPWSADRAIQQFGRTHRSNQVTAPEYIFLISELAGERRFASIVAKRLESLGALTHGDRRATESRDLSKYNFENKYGTKALDKITKAILGHIDNKVPPPKTYPGGESMFFRDMKHGMMDVGIFCREPRFGINTEKDCSITKFLNRILGLEVHKQNHLFQYFTDNFDYLIEKDKKEGKYDMGILDLAPGNDEIYEEKQETFLTVGNPQDGQVVLYKISVDRGMPWDEAYNRSLKLSGSEEGFYLSLKLRGNHPCVLLAEQGRGKNFIVYKPNIGKQTHPESLDNLQQRYRKVTPEDAKDVWENQFNFSFKKCSHANWNGKCKIIEEGQVCLQGMRLRQYHMLCGALLRVWKRVSDVVSDITSSSILQIVRLKTKQHNKQVGIKIPENCVARVRDELLQMDDEVKRRRKEKEKQAVEQRQAEEHRRKMEQENKHLLENLFSQKPMLNQSLILAQSQILKQKLNQNPLPRTQPANISQLLRMQAQPTLQQPSQNIMLSLQRNPSQTQQRTHNSWPNNSTNNNNNQGRLPNTVNPNPNFTQFYSQSFLPSIPQLKNQSLPLHQTALSPNMSSKNPLDDILDLTVGSPSSSPDTTEGGLNLDTHLTHAVFGDDLNLESLIPQNAPNTQHAAQIQQPLLLQQQQQQQQQQQQHLQATQQQNHSLMANNHQDILDLLNFASVPPDTHTESPSSSTSSGSSSTSSSSSVTNNLVPHASPSLLPAPTLVPPSSSSSLFSSPSPSSSLFSNSSSHFPSNYLLSQSDSLSLPNGHCSSGALDVREALNSMLQAGPDRKSVIHYRQQD from the exons GACCTGTCCTGCATTGATGACCTCTCCACAAactctctgttctcctctccGGCTGACTCACTGTCGGAATATGCTGATGGCCAGTCCTTCATCAGCACAGACAACCTGGACACAGTGCCCACCCTCTGGGACGTCAACACTAGTACCACCACCACACCAGCACAGAGCCAGCTAGAG CTGAATGGCACCAGCAGGTTTCATGGCTTGGCCAGTTTGGATGATATAACTGCTATTATCAGCAACCCACCTTTAGGAGGATTTCAG CAGGCTCAGAGAACCCAGTCACCACCAGTAGAGGAAGAGGATGccgaagaggaggagacagaggaacTGGGACATGTAGACACATATGCTGAGTACAGACCTTCCAAAT cCACTATAGGAATTTCTCATCCTGACATAGTGGTGGAGACCAACACGCTATCCAGTGTCCCTCCTCCTGACATTACATACACTCTGTCTATCCCCGAGTCAACTATTAACAGTGGCCTGCTGTCTGCTCTGCAGCTAGAGGCCATCATCTACGCCTGCCAG CAACACGAGGTGATCCTTCAGAACAACCAGAGAGCAGGCTTCCTGATCGGAGATGGGGCAGGGGTCGGAAAGGGACGCACTGTGGCGGGAATCATCCTGGAGAACTACCTTAAGGGAAGGAAGAAAGCACTATG GTTCAGCATATCCAATGACCTGAAATTTGATGCAGAGAGAGATCTCAAAGACATAGATGCACCGAATATTCCTGTGCATGCCTTAAACAAG ATAAAGTATGGAGACACAGCTACCTCAGAAGGAGTCCTGTTTGCAACGTACTCTGCGCTGATTGGAGAGAGCCAGGCAGGAGGCCAGCGCCGGACGAGAATTAAACAGATCCTGGACTGGTGCAAGCCAGACTTTGACGGAGTT ATTATTtttgatgaatgccacaaagCCAAGAATGCCACATCTACAAAGATGGGCAAGGCAGTGCTTGATCTGCAAAACAAGCTGCCGCGGGCCAGAGTGGTGTATGCCAGTGCCACAG GTGCCTCTGAGCCAAAGAACATGATTTATATGAGCCGCCTGGGAATCTGGGGTGAGGGCACGCCCTTCAGAACCTTTGATGACTTCCTGCATGCCATCGAAAAGAG AGGTGTTGGTGCCATGGAGATTGTTGCTATGGACATGAAAGTGAGCGGGATGTACATTGCCAGGCAGCTGAGCTTCTCAGGTGTGTCTTTCCGCATTGAAGAGATCGGATTGGACAGCGACTTCAAACTGGTCTACAACAAAGCTGCCAAACTG TGGGCGGAGGCGCTGCAAGTGTTCATGCGTGCAGCTGACGAGCTGGGCCTGGTCAGCAGGAAGTCTCTGTGGGGGCAGTTCTGGTCATCTCACCAGCGCTTTTTCAAATACCTCTGTATCGCTGCCAAGGTCCGCTGCCTGGTGGAGCTGGCCCAGAAAGAGCTGGAGGCCGGAAAG TGCATCGTAATTGGCCTACAGTCTACAGGAGAGTCCCGCACCAGAGAAGTCCTGGATGAGAATGACGGACATCTTGACAGATTTGTATCTGCAGCAGA GGGAGTATTCCAGTCTCTCGTAACAAAACATTTCCcttcagagaaacagagaagagagaaggcACCAGGGAATAAGAGAAAAC GGAAACCTCGAGGTCGCCAGACCAAGGTACCCAAGCACACAGTGGACAGCGGTGGTGTGATCAACATCAGTGATGACACCAGTAGTGACTCCGATGGCATGGACACCGACTCCAACTCCTCGCCAGACTCCCTGCTAGACAACGACGATGTCATCTTTGTGAACCAAACTAGCTGTCAGACAG CCAGGATAGAGGAGATGAAGCAGGGACTCCTCAACAAAATATCCGAGCTGGGAAAAGAACTACCTCTCAATACGTTGGACGAGCTCATCGATCAGTTTGGAGGACCAGATAAAGTCTCAGAG atgACTGGTCGTAAAGGTCGTGTGGTGCGGCGTCTTGATGGCAGCGTCCGCTATGAGTCACGGGCTGAGCAGGGTCTTACCATCGACCACATCAACCTCAAGGAGAAAGACCGCTTCATGAGCGGAGAGAAG TTGGTGGCCATCATCTCAGAGGCAGCCAGCTCCGGGATTTCCCTTCAGGCGGACAAGCGAGTGAAAAACCAGAGGCGCAGGGTCCACATGACCCTGGAGCTGCCTTGGAGTGCAGACAGAGCCATTCAGCAGTTTG gTCGTACCCATCGGTCCAATCAGGTGACGGCCCCAGAGTACATCTTCCTCATCTCGGAGTTAGCTGGGGAGAGACGTTTCGCCTCCATAGTGGCTAAAAGACTAGAGAGCTTG GGTGCATTAACCCATGGAGACAGAAGAGCCACTGAATCCAGAGACCTGAGCAAGTACAATTTCGAGAACAAG TATGGTACCAAGGCTCTggataaaatcaccaaagcaaTTCTTGGCCACATAGATAACAAGGTGCCCCCTCCCAAAACTTACCCTGGGGGTGAATCCATGTTCTTCAGAG aTATGAAACATGGAATGATGGACGTGGGCATCTTTTGTAGGGAGCCTCGCTTTGGGATCAATACTGAGAAAG ACTGCAGCATCACCAAGTTCCTAAATCGCATCCTGGGCCTGGAGGTTCACAAGCAAAACCATCTCTTCCAGTACTTCACTGACAATTTTGACTACCTGATCGAGAAGGACAAGAAGGAGGGCAAATATGACATGGGAATCCTAG ACCTTGCCCCAGGTAACGATGAGATCTATGAAGAGAAGCAGGAAACTTTCTTGACAGTCGGAAACCCTCAGGACGGACAAGTTGTTCTCTATAAG ATCAGTGTGGACAGAGGTATGCCCTGGGATGAGGCCTACAACAGGTCACTGAAGCTCAGCGGTTCTGAAGAGGGATTCTACCTGTCTTTGAAG CTGCGAGGTAACCACCCATGTGTGCTGCTAGCTGAACAAGGACGAGGCAAGAACTTCATTGTCTACAAGCCCAACATCGGCAAGCAGACCCACCCTGAGAGCCTCGACAACCTGCAGCAACGTTACCGGAAG GTGACTCCAGAGGACGCCAAGGACGTCTGGGAGAACCAGTTCAACTTCTCCTTCAAGAAGTGTAGCCATGCCAACTG GAATGGGAAGTGTAAGATAATCGAGGAAGgtcaggtgtgtctgcagggcATGCGCCTCCGTCAGTACCACATGTTGTGTGGTGCTCTGTTGCGCGTGTGGAAGCGCGTATCTGATGTGGTGTCCGACATCACCAGCTCCAGCATCCTGCAGATTGTTCGCCTTAAAACCAAGCAGCATAACAAGCAAGTCG GTATCAAGATCCCAGAGAACTGCGTGGCCCGCGTGCGCGACGAGCTGTTGCAAATGGACGATGAGGTGAAGAGGAGGCGcaaggagaaggagaagcagGCCGTGGAGCAACGGCAGGCTGAGGAGCACAGGCGTAAAATGGAGCAGGAGAACAAACACCTCCTGGAAAATCTGTTCAGCCAGAAACCCATGCTCAACCAGTCCCTCATTCTCGCCCAGAGCCAGATCCTCAAACAGAAACTCAACCAAAACCCTCTGCCAAGGACGCAACCTGCGAATATATCTCAGCTACTGAGAATGCAAGCCCAGCCCACTTTACAGCAGCCCTCCCAGAATATAATGTTGTCCTTACAGAGAAATCCCAGCCAAACCCAGCAAAGGACTCATAACAGCTGGCCCAACAAttccaccaacaacaacaacaaccaggGCCGTCTGCCCAACACGGTCAACCCCAACCCCAATTTCACCCAGTTTTACTCCCAGTCCTTCTTACCCTCTATTCCACAACTAAAGAACCAGTCTCTTCCACTCCATCAGACCGCGCTGTCTCCCAACATGTCTTCCAAGAATCCCCTGGATGATATCTTGGATCTGACTGTGGGCTCACCGTCCTCTTCCCCAGACACCACAGAGGGCGGGCTGAATCTGGACACACATCTGACACACGCAGTGTTCGGAGATGACTTAAATCTCGAGTCTCTGATCCCTCAGAATGCACCGAATACCCAGCATGCTGCACAAATACAGCAGCCTCTTTTgctacaacagcaacagcagcagcagcagcagcagcagcaacatctgcaggccacacagcagcagaaccACAGCTTGATGGCCAATAACCACCAAGACATACTAGATTTATTGAACTTTGCCTCTGTCCCCCCAGATACCCATACAGAAAGCCCCTCATCCTCTACCTCCTCCGGCTCTTCCTCcacgtcctcctcctcttctgtgacAAACAACCTGGTCCCTCACGCCTCCCCCAGCCTCCTGCCAGCACCTACACTCGTCCCACCATCAtcgtcttcctctctcttctccagcccgtccccctcctcttctctgttctcCAATTCTTCCTCTCACTTCCCCTCCAACTATCTCCTCTCCCAATCAGACTCTCTTTCCTTACCCAACGGCCACTGCAGTTCCGGCGCTCTTGACGTCCGCGAGGCTCTGAACAGCATGCTACAGGCCGGACCAGACCGCAAGTCTGTCATTCACTACCGGCAACAAGACTAA